In Quercus robur chromosome 10, dhQueRobu3.1, whole genome shotgun sequence, a genomic segment contains:
- the LOC126703609 gene encoding aldehyde dehydrogenase family 2 member B4, mitochondrial, whose protein sequence is MAARRLSSLLYRSLAASSSSGSASLLSSLGRSSGCGRSIHRFSTAAAAEELIIPPVQINYTQNLINGQFVDAVSGKTFPTYDPRTGEVIAHIAEGDAEDINRAVAAARKAFDEGPWPRMTAYERSRILLRFADLVEKHSDELAALETWNNGKPYEQAAKSELPLFIRLFHYYAGWADKIHGLTVPADGDYHVQTLHEPIGVAGQIIPWNFPLVMFAWKVGPALACGNTIVLKTAEQTPLTALFVAKLFHEAGLPPGVLNIVSGFGPTAGAALASHMDVDKLAFTGSTDTGKIVLELAARSNLKPVTLELGGKSPFIVCEDADVDKAVELAHFALFFNQGQCCCAGSRTYVHERVHDEFLEKAKARAVRRVVGDPFKKGVEQGPQIDTEQFEKVLRYIRAGIKSNATLECGGDRFGSKGYFIQPTVFSNVQDDMLIAQDEIFGPVQSIFKFKDLDEVIRRANATRYGLAAGVFTKNLDTANTLTRALRAGTVWINCFDVFDAAIPFGGYKMSGIGREKGIYSLNNYLQVKAVITPLNKAAWL, encoded by the exons ATGGCAGCTCGCAGACTCTCCTCCTTGCTTTATCGCTCTCTtgctgcttcttcttcatctggGTCTGCTTCTCTGCTTTCCTCTCtag GAAGAAGTTCTGGCTGTGGGAGAAGCATCCACAGGTTTAGCACAGCTGCAGCAGCTGAGGAATTAATCATTCCACCTGTTCAGATAAATTACACTCAGAATCTGATTAATGGGCAATTTGTAGATGCTGTATCAg GAAAAACATTTCCAACTTATGACCCTCGTACTGGGGAAGTGATTGCTCATATTGCTGAAGGTGATGCAGAAGATATCAACCGTGCTGTAGCCGCTGCCCGCAAGGCATTTGATGAGGGACCATGGCCAAGGATGACCGCTTAT GAAAGATCAAGGATATTGTTGCGCTTTGCCGATTTGGTTGAGAAACACAGTGATGAGCTTGCTGCTCTAGAGACATGGAACAATGGGAAGCCTTATGAACAAGCAGCCAAATCTGAATTACCACTGTTTATACGGCTATTTCACTACTATGCTG GCTGGGCAGATAAAATCCATGGACTAACAGTTCCGGCTGATGGAGATTATCATGTGCAAACATTGCATGAACCAATTGGAGTCGCAGGGCAAATCATTCCCTGGAACTTTCCTCTTGTCATGTTTGCTTGGAAAGTTGGGCCTGCTCTAGCATGTGGTAATACCATTGTCCTAAAGACAGCAGAGCAAACACCATTGACAGCACTCTTTGTGGCAAAGCTATTCCATGAG GCCGGTCTTCCTCCAGGTGTTCTAAATATAGTTTCTGGCTTTGGTCCGACTGCTGGTGCAGCACTTGCCAGCCATATGGACGTGGATAAG CTAGCTTTCACAGGATCAACTGATACTGGAAAGATTGTACTTGAATTGGCTGCAAGAAGCAATCTTAAGCCAGTAACACTAGAGCTAGGAGGGAAATCACCATTCATAGTATGTGAGGATGCTGATGTTGATAAGGCTGTGGAGCTTGCACACTTTGCTCTATTCTTTAATCAG GGGCAATGCTGCTGTGCTGGTTCTCGTACATATGTACATGAACGTGTACATGATGAGTTCCTAGAGAAAGCAAAGGCACGTGCTGTGAGGCGTGTTGTTGGTGATCCCTTCAAGAAGGGTGTGGAACAAGGTCCTCAG ATTGACACGGAGCAATTTGAGAAAGTCCTTAGATACATAAGAGCTGGAATCAAAAGCAATGCCACCCTTGAATGTGGAGGTGACAGATTTGGCTCCAAAGGCTACTTCATTCAGCCTACTGTCTTCTCAAATGTTCAG GATGATATGTTGATAGCACAGGATGAGATCTTTGGCCCAGTGCAATCTATCTTCAAATTCAA GGATCTTGATGAAGTAATAAGAAGAGCGAATGCAACACGCTATGGTCTAGCTGCAGGAGTTTTTACGAAAAACTTGGACACTGCCAACACCTTGACCCGAGCTCTAAGAGCTGGTACTGTATGGATTAATTGCTTTGATGTGTTTGATGCGGCGATTCCTTTTGGTGGGTACAAGATGAGCGGTATAGGCAGGGAGAAGGGAATCTACAGCCTTAATAACTACTTGCAAGTCAAGGCTGTTATTACTCCTCTGAACAAGGCAGCATGGTTGTAA